One region of Gossypium raimondii isolate GPD5lz chromosome 6, ASM2569854v1, whole genome shotgun sequence genomic DNA includes:
- the LOC105773027 gene encoding protein TRIGALACTOSYLDIACYLGLYCEROL 5, chloroplastic has translation MITNFNGFGVGIGFGVGCGFGVGWGFGGMPLNILGFGAGGGCGIGFGLGWGFGSAYGSQYRSSRVTFQGLEFGKDDRRQNGKLNEKPKNTKENRLSQ, from the exons ATGATTACAAACTTCAACGGGTTTGGTGTTGGCATTG GTTTTGGTGTTGGGTGTGGTTTTGGAGTTGGATGGGGTTTTGGAG GTATGCCTTTGAATATCTTAGGATTCGGTGCAG GTGGAGGCTGTGGGATTGGTTTTGGCCTCGGATGGGGCTTTGGTTCTGCCTATGGTAGCCAATACAGATCCTCTAGGGTGACATTCCAAGGCTTAGAATTTGGCAAAGATGACCGAAGGCAGAACGGTAAGTTAAACGAAAAACCAAAAAACACCAAGGAAAATCGTCTGTCGCAGTAA
- the LOC105773026 gene encoding acyl-CoA-binding domain-containing protein 3, giving the protein MEIILELFLTAFIALVFSFLIAKIVSLATGGDASGGCSGGDDDKIIMEQLEFAEKLKVSSFESEKKVDFVKESGDDNKVVVLESVDDDDNDDQGFKSETKVDELEGEESEEVVERSKLESFVQETDKKIDGFEAEVERIGEEIEAENKTKFQPQEIRIEESQMKVLGEEEKEVKLANYEDEDDDWEGIEKSELEKVFGSASKFIEQEGDLGIGNDVQMELYGLHKVATEGPCHESQPLAFMVASRSKWNAWQKLGNMSPEAAMEQYVALVSDKVPGWTKDTSDGERKLESADQGVAGSVAPDIDSFPDKQAIFMHERNADSNTAPAGGDITESASLEKQAKD; this is encoded by the exons ATGGAGATTATCTTGGAACTTTTTCTGACAGCTTTTATTGctcttgttttttctttcttgataGCCAAGATTGTCTCTCTGGCTACCGGTGGTGATGCTAGTGGGGGTTGTAGTGGTGGTGACGATGACAAGATCATCATGGAACAGTTGGAATTCGCCGAGAAATTGAAAGTTTCAAGCTTTGAAAGTGAAAAGAAAGTTGATTTCGTTAAAGAAAGTGGTGATGATAACAAGGTTGTTGTTCTTGAATcagttgatgatgatgataatgatgatcaGGGTTTTAAAAGTGAAACGAAAGTTGATGAATTGGAAGGTGAGGAAAGTGAGGAGGTCGTTGAAAGATCGAAACTTGAAAGCTTTGTGCAAGAAACCGACAAGAAAATCGATGGTTTTGAGGCAGAAGTTGAGAGAATTGGTGAAGAAATAGAAGctgaaaataaaaccaaattccAACCACAAGAAATTAGAATTGAAGAGAGTCAAATGAAGGTGCTtggggaagaagaaaaggaagtgAAACTGGcgaattatgaggatgaagatgatgattggGAAGGGATAGAGAAGAGTGAATTGGAGAAAGTTTTTGGATCAGCTTCTAAATTCATTGAACAAGAAGGAGATTTGGGTATAGGGAATGATGTTCAAATGGAACTATATGGACTCCACAAGGTTGCAACAGAAGGGCCTTGTCATGAATCACAGCCATTGGCTTTCATGGTTGCTTCTCGTTCCAAATG GAATGCTTGGCAAAAGCTGGGGAACATGAGTCCAGAGGCGGCTATGGAGCAGTATGTTGCCCTTGTTTCAGATAAAGTTCCGGGGTGGACGAAAGATACTTCCGAT GGAGAGCGGAAATTAGAATCTGCAGACCAAGGCGTTGCTGGTTCTGTGGCTCCTGATATAGATTCATTTCCAGATAAGCAGGCCATTTTTATGCATGAAAG GAATGCAGACTCGAATACTGCTCCAGCAGGTGGTGACATAACTGAGAGCGCAAGCCTTGAGAAGCAG GCCAAAGACTGA